GAGTAAAAACACAGAATTCCTCTCCACCAAAACGGGCGACAACGTCGGTCTCAGCAAAATGCTTTCGCAAGGCACTGGCCAAATGCTGTATGACCTTATCACCAATATCGTGCCCATAGGTGTCGTTTACTTTTTTAAAAAAATCAATGTCCAGCATACCGATACTGACAGATCGTTGCTTTCTTTGAGCGCTTGAAAACATCTTATACGCCGCCTGATAAAAGAACCGGCGGTTATAAAGATCAGTAAGTGGGTCTTTATTGGAAAGATCCATAACTCGCTGAATATTTTCCATCATTACAACTGCCTGAGTTATCCGGCAGTAAAACTCCTCGTTCCCAAACGGCTTGTTGAGAAAATCATTGGCACCTGATTTTATAAACTGGGCAGACATATTCGAATTACCTTCGGTTGACAAACCAATAATCGACAGTTTGTCCCGATTATGGGTGGTCCGAATATTTTTAACGAGTTCAAAACCATTCATCCCCGGCATATTATAATCAGTGATTACCAGAGTAATCTCCTTGTTCTGACCCAGGATCTCGAGTGCTTCCTGACCGTTTGTAGCCTCAATTGTCTGGTATAGATGTGTTTGCAGCAGATCTCTTATTATCTTTCGATAAAAACGGGAATCATCGACGATTAAAATTTTAACAGAAACGTTGCGCTCAAGCCGATCCAGCAGATATATTATATAGTCGATACTTTCGCGACTCTCTTTCAAAACATATTCAGCAACTTTCTTAGACCAGATATATTCCCGGGCCCCATCACTCATATCACCAGTAAAAACTATGACCGGGATCTCGAGCGTCAGCACCAGGTCCACAACTTCGCCATCGGGGGCATCTGGCAGATTCAGATCAAGCAGGGCAGCAAAATACTCTACCTCACCGCTCTGAATTTTTTCTTCGGCAGCGTGGTAGGTTGGCAACCAGTCAACACTGAAATCTGTGGCCATCTCTATCTGTTTTTTCAGCATAGAGCCAAATAGTCGGCTATCTTCCACCACCAGAACTTTTTTCATTTTAAGACCAGATAAAATTTTTATAACACCGCACTATTAACAACATCGTTTTTGTCCTCACCTCCGACAACGAGTAATACAAACTACATAAACTATATGTTACATTTATTAACCGACGAACTCCAAGAAGATTTTTTTTTTTAATTTTGACTTCTGGCCTTGCCGATAAATTCAGGAAACAGCAAGCCAGGTTTTTGGGGGAAGAAGAAACTTTCAGGTGAGACAAAGAAGGTGCTTACGGAATTTTTGAAGGGAGTTGAACCGGAGCAGCAGAGACTATGAGGGCCAACATTGTCAGTTTGAAGTGGTGCTCGAATTGCGTTTTGCGTTCAACAGTAATGCCGTAAAATGAAAAACCACAAAGAGCAAAGAATGAGCTGGCTGAATGAACGACCAATACGTTTCTTTGCTCTCTGTGGCTGGAAGGTCTTAACCTTCAAGTAAAGCCTGTAACAATTTCGGATTATCTTCGAAATTTCTTTTTAGCACGTTTATCTTTGCGCGATTCCTGGACCTGGTTGACCTTGATCTCCTGGCCCTTGAACATAGTGCGGTTCAAACCTTTAATGGCCTGATCTGCTTCCGAATTATTAGGCATATCTACAAAACCAAACCCTTTTGATCTTCCAGAATAATGATCCATTATCAAATTAACACTGACAATTTCTCCAAACTCTGTGAAGAGTTCCTTTATCTCTTTTTCATCTACAGCGCTTGGTAGTTGTCCAATGTATATGTTCATTTTTTCTCTCCTCAGATGTTTTACTGCTTGAGATCGCCAGTAGTGTCACGTACACACAACGTTATGCGATAATGGTAACTCCTCTTCTCTATAACCCTATACTGCGTTAAATTTACGTACTTTTGCTTTATTACGCTGGCGCATTCCGCCATGCTTCGGACGACTGGGGCGGTTTAAACTTGGCTCTGAACTTTGACTGCCGTGGGACACCTCAATCGAAATAGCTTTGCCATCAATTTTCACGTGCTGAAAGGCCTCCAGTATTTGGGGGGTAAAGCGGCTATCTGCTTCCAGCAGAGCTGAGTTCCGTTGGATGTCAATCTTGCCTACTTTAATGCGCCCGCCACCAGGAATACCATTAATCTTGCCAATAAGCCCCTGAGGCATAATCCCCTGACGCCGACCAACATTTAGGTAAAAACGAGTAAACTGCTGACTGTCAGCAGAACGATCCACACTCTTTTCTCGACGTCCCTGGCCAACGCTCTTGCCTTTTCCGTAGAGTTGTTTTTCCCTGTCACTTACGTTCAAATCCGGAGCATTTTTGTAATATTCCAGGAATCGGTTAAACTCGACAGACACAAATTTCTTGATAAGCTCTTCACGATCAAGTGACGCAAGTTTTTCGGCAATTTCGGCATATAATGGGTTGATCTCTTCATGGTTCACCTCGACGCTCTTAACCACATCAATTAAGGTGACCAACTGCTTCTTACATATCTCCAATCCCGAAGGAATACGGCACTGTTTAAACGTCTTATTAAGTTTTTGCTCAATCTGCTTTATCTTGTAGTGCTCTTTCATGTGGATGATAACGACTGAAGTTCCAGTCCGCCCGGCACGTCCGGTCCGACCGCTTCTGTGGGTATAGCCCGCAATTTCATCCGGCAGGTTATAGTTAATTACATGGGTCAGATCGTTCACATCCAGACCACGGGCAGCAACATCTGTGGCAACAAGTATCTGCAAATTCTTACAACGAAATTTATTCATCACTTGATCGCGCTGGGCCTGAGACAGATCGCCATGCAGGGCATCAGCATTATAGCCGTCCTGGATCAACTTATTGGCGACTTCATGCGTCTCATTACGGGTGCGACAAAATACAATTGAATAATTATTCGGACTATTATCCACGACTCGCTTCAAGGCAAGATAGCGATCTTTAGCCTGAACCATGTAATATTCGTGGCTCACGTTTTCGGCACCCGCATTAAGCTTACCAATGGTAATCTCAACAGGGTCAGTCATATACTTGCTGGCAATGGCTTTAACTTCTCGTGACATCGTAGCTGAAAACAACAATGTATTTTTTTCTGCCGGCGTTTTAGCCAGGATAGCGTTCAACTCATCCTGAAAGCCCATTTGCAACATCTCATCGGCTTCATCGAACACCGCATAACTTACCGATGATATATCGACTACATTGCGGTTAATCAGATCATTTAAACGCCCAGGGGTCGCCACAATAACCTGAACACCCTGGCGAAGCGCCCTGATTTGGGGCTCAATATTTGCCCCACCGTAAATTGCCAACACCTTTAGACCCTTCACATATTTGGAAAAGGCTTCCAGATCTCGTGCAACTTGCATGCAAAGCTCACGGGTAGGGCATAACACCAGCCCTTGCGTTTTTGTGCTTTTGGGATTTGTCAGTTGAATCAGGGGGACACCAAAGGCGGCCGTTTTACCTGTTCCGGTCTGGGCAAGACTTACCAGATCGATTCGACGTTCAAGCACGAGTGGTATAACTTTGGCTTGAACAGGAGTAGGTTCTTCAAACCCTAAGGACAATAAGGCCTTTAGGATATCATCATTAATGCCAAGATCTTTAAATGTATTCATCGTATTCATTCTTTTTAGCTAGAGGTGAGTTGGGGGATTGCACCGCAGTATCCTTTCATGATCCGTCAATACGCCGATTGACAGTTAAGAGGCAGGTGCAGGCTGGTGACCAAAAAAAAATGCCCTGCATAGCGCAGGGCATTTTTGATATTATCGTAGAAGTAAATTAAAGCTGAACCACATTAGCAGCAGCAGGCCCTTTTTGGCCTTCAACAACTTCAAAACTTACAGACGCACCTTCATCAAGTGTTTTGTAACCATCCGCTTGGATTGCAGTGTGATGAACAAAAATATCCGCTCCATCTTCCTGCTCAATAAAGCCAAAACCCTTTGACGCGTTAAACCACTTCACAATACCTTTCTTCACTGGGACTTCTCCTTTCAAAGCGACTCATAATCAGAGCCAATTAATAAAACCCGAAAGCATTGTCCCGAAACCGCTAAAAACAAAAAACGCACAATCAAACAAAAAGAAAGAAGATGCGAGGTTATATAG
This sequence is a window from Desulfobulbaceae bacterium. Protein-coding genes within it:
- a CDS encoding diguanylate cyclase — its product is MKKVLVVEDSRLFGSMLKKQIEMATDFSVDWLPTYHAAEEKIQSGEVEYFAALLDLNLPDAPDGEVVDLVLTLEIPVIVFTGDMSDGAREYIWSKKVAEYVLKESRESIDYIIYLLDRLERNVSVKILIVDDSRFYRKIIRDLLQTHLYQTIEATNGQEALEILGQNKEITLVITDYNMPGMNGFELVKNIRTTHNRDKLSIIGLSTEGNSNMSAQFIKSGANDFLNKPFGNEEFYCRITQAVVMMENIQRVMDLSNKDPLTDLYNRRFFYQAAYKMFSSAQRKQRSVSIGMLDIDFFKKVNDTYGHDIGDKVIQHLASALRKHFAETDVVARFGGEEFCVFTLDKDRDQVVATYEEFRKKIEATQLIFGDKTLQYTVSVGVSCHLGDSVEDMIKQSDNLLYVAKESGRNRVVVDPQQ
- a CDS encoding RNA-binding protein, which translates into the protein MNIYIGQLPSAVDEKEIKELFTEFGEIVSVNLIMDHYSGRSKGFGFVDMPNNSEADQAIKGLNRTMFKGQEIKVNQVQESRKDKRAKKKFRR
- a CDS encoding DEAD/DEAH box helicase, with product MNTFKDLGINDDILKALLSLGFEEPTPVQAKVIPLVLERRIDLVSLAQTGTGKTAAFGVPLIQLTNPKSTKTQGLVLCPTRELCMQVARDLEAFSKYVKGLKVLAIYGGANIEPQIRALRQGVQVIVATPGRLNDLINRNVVDISSVSYAVFDEADEMLQMGFQDELNAILAKTPAEKNTLLFSATMSREVKAIASKYMTDPVEITIGKLNAGAENVSHEYYMVQAKDRYLALKRVVDNSPNNYSIVFCRTRNETHEVANKLIQDGYNADALHGDLSQAQRDQVMNKFRCKNLQILVATDVAARGLDVNDLTHVINYNLPDEIAGYTHRSGRTGRAGRTGTSVVIIHMKEHYKIKQIEQKLNKTFKQCRIPSGLEICKKQLVTLIDVVKSVEVNHEEINPLYAEIAEKLASLDREELIKKFVSVEFNRFLEYYKNAPDLNVSDREKQLYGKGKSVGQGRREKSVDRSADSQQFTRFYLNVGRRQGIMPQGLIGKINGIPGGGRIKVGKIDIQRNSALLEADSRFTPQILEAFQHVKIDGKAISIEVSHGSQSSEPSLNRPSRPKHGGMRQRNKAKVRKFNAV
- a CDS encoding cold-shock protein, which translates into the protein MKKGIVKWFNASKGFGFIEQEDGADIFVHHTAIQADGYKTLDEGASVSFEVVEGQKGPAAANVVQL